In one Halosolutus amylolyticus genomic region, the following are encoded:
- a CDS encoding CbaC protein, which yields MRTTLPRLFLVIAILVVLIVELRTALAFFGVQVSFTTTIVAGVVVTGLVVLWAVIPTDDRSGG from the coding sequence ATGCGGACTACGCTCCCCCGGCTGTTTCTCGTGATCGCGATTCTCGTCGTGCTCATCGTCGAACTCCGGACTGCGCTCGCGTTCTTCGGCGTGCAGGTGTCGTTTACGACGACGATCGTCGCCGGCGTCGTCGTGACAGGCCTGGTCGTCCTCTGGGCTGTGATTCCGACCGACGATCGATCGGGAGGGTGA
- a CDS encoding M48 family metalloprotease, with translation MTLRLRICAVLGVFVAVNALFVFAILWAYGVLLPGVVAGTLVYARHGTVGFALLQTPVSWPAFLVVVAVFLAAQTYYGYRRVLSGTSGETGDAEHAVARIVRRLAMTADVPEPAVRVVDDERPSCYTVGRLTDATIVVTTGLVDRLDADELEAVLAHEIAHVANRDVTLMTITTLFVEIADRAAHAARLARRALADPDELSSRGTVAIQWFLPLVALTYVFVAPILWAFPPIADRATRSLSHAREFAADAAAARLTGDPLALATALVTLAETTPTPETDLRTPGLPALSIVPAAPVTGAEPTAVPDPDRTVDAARRRERVTSWLEGATPSTSADAGTDTHPPIDARVRRLQDLAAELEGVS, from the coding sequence ATGACCCTCCGGTTGCGTATCTGTGCCGTCCTCGGGGTGTTCGTCGCGGTGAACGCCCTGTTCGTCTTCGCGATCCTGTGGGCCTACGGCGTCTTGCTCCCCGGGGTTGTCGCCGGGACGCTCGTCTACGCCCGGCACGGCACCGTCGGGTTCGCCCTCCTCCAGACCCCGGTCTCGTGGCCCGCGTTCCTGGTCGTGGTCGCGGTCTTCCTCGCGGCCCAGACGTACTACGGCTATCGGCGCGTCCTCTCGGGAACCAGCGGCGAGACCGGCGACGCGGAGCACGCGGTCGCGCGGATCGTCCGCCGGCTGGCGATGACCGCCGACGTCCCCGAACCGGCCGTTCGCGTCGTCGACGACGAAAGGCCGAGCTGTTACACCGTCGGCCGCCTCACCGACGCGACGATCGTCGTCACAACGGGACTGGTCGATCGGCTCGACGCCGACGAACTCGAGGCCGTCCTCGCCCACGAGATCGCCCACGTCGCGAACCGGGACGTGACGCTGATGACGATCACGACCCTGTTCGTCGAGATCGCCGATCGGGCCGCGCACGCGGCACGGCTCGCCCGCCGGGCGCTGGCCGATCCGGACGAACTGTCGTCCCGGGGGACCGTCGCGATCCAGTGGTTCCTGCCGCTGGTCGCGCTGACGTACGTCTTCGTCGCGCCGATCCTGTGGGCGTTCCCCCCGATCGCCGACCGGGCGACCCGGTCCCTCTCGCACGCCCGAGAGTTCGCCGCGGACGCGGCCGCCGCGCGGCTGACGGGCGATCCGCTCGCGCTCGCGACCGCGCTGGTGACCCTCGCGGAGACGACGCCCACGCCGGAGACGGACCTCCGGACGCCGGGGCTCCCCGCGCTGAGTATCGTCCCCGCGGCGCCCGTCACCGGCGCTGAACCGACGGCGGTTCCCGACCCGGATCGCACCGTCGACGCGGCGCGACGGCGCGAGCGCGTGACGTCGTGGCTCGAGGGGGCGACGCCGTCGACGTCCGCCGACGCGGGAACCGACACGCACCCGCCGATCGACGCCCGCGTCCGGCGACTCCAGGACCTGGCCGCCGAACTGGAGGGGGTATCGTGA
- a CDS encoding TrkA C-terminal domain-containing protein, with translation MVVLLRGSPLVGETLSSAGVRQRFDVTVVAVRRGDSVVRTRMGQLRLQPGAGRRVARLGRLSGARTARRESNDGGQRARARQLRSLEDSDRGGARRGRHRRDRPGLAADRRCTRSESRCSG, from the coding sequence GTGGTGGTCCTCCTCCGCGGATCGCCGTTAGTGGGCGAGACGCTCTCCAGCGCTGGCGTCCGACAGCGGTTCGACGTGACCGTCGTCGCGGTCAGGCGCGGCGATAGCGTCGTCCGCACACGAATGGGCCAACTGCGACTGCAACCGGGCGCCGGGCGACGCGTTGCTCGTCTAGGCCGGCTATCGGGCGCTCGAACGGCTCGTCGAGAATCGAACGATGGTGGTCAACGAGCACGGGCCCGCCAGTTACGATCGCTCGAAGATTCCGATCGCGGTGGGGCTCGTCGTGGCCGTCATCGGCGTGACCGCCCTGGACTGGCTGCCGATAGACGATGTACGCGTTCGGAGAGCCGGTGTAGCGGCTGA
- a CDS encoding cytochrome oxidase, with product MSDANAHELAAPDRSLSHEEYDPVGTLVLIALYFLVLVLLWLFTYFVEFLGNAPTPLLIG from the coding sequence ATGTCGGACGCGAACGCCCACGAGCTAGCGGCACCGGATCGATCGCTGAGCCACGAGGAGTACGATCCGGTGGGAACGCTGGTACTGATCGCGCTGTACTTTCTGGTGCTCGTGTTGCTGTGGCTGTTCACGTACTTCGTCGAGTTTCTCGGGAACGCCCCGACGCCGCTGCTGATCGGGTGA
- a CDS encoding ABC transporter ATP-binding protein, producing MVAINTTSLRKEYGDVPVIRDLSFVVESGDIYGFLGPNGAGKTTVMRILTCLLKPTAGSATVAGESIANRDAVTEKIGYLPEEPPLYPELTGLEQLEFWAGFRGMDPEYADDRIELFLDRFDLTEHANKRISSYSKGMQQKVGLIQSILHEPEVLFLDEPTSGLDPNAVRTVQETFREFVSDGSTVFLSTHILPVVDTLADAVGVLHQGELITTGTPEELKNRVTSPEDQTLEDVFIEITEP from the coding sequence ATGGTTGCGATTAATACAACAAGTCTCCGAAAAGAATACGGCGATGTTCCCGTGATTCGTGATCTATCTTTCGTCGTTGAATCCGGGGACATCTACGGGTTTCTCGGCCCGAACGGAGCGGGAAAAACGACGGTGATGCGGATCCTCACCTGTCTCCTGAAACCGACCGCTGGATCGGCGACGGTGGCGGGAGAATCCATCGCGAATCGAGACGCAGTCACCGAAAAGATCGGATACTTACCCGAAGAGCCGCCCCTGTATCCGGAACTCACCGGACTGGAGCAGCTGGAATTTTGGGCCGGGTTTCGCGGTATGGATCCGGAGTACGCAGACGATCGAATCGAACTGTTCCTCGATCGATTCGATCTAACCGAGCACGCGAACAAGCGGATTTCCTCGTACTCGAAAGGCATGCAGCAAAAAGTAGGACTCATTCAGTCGATCCTTCACGAACCCGAGGTGTTATTTCTCGACGAACCGACGTCAGGACTGGACCCCAACGCCGTTCGAACCGTACAGGAAACGTTTCGAGAGTTCGTGAGCGACGGATCGACGGTTTTTCTCTCGACGCATATCCTTCCGGTCGTCGATACGCTGGCTGACGCCGTTGGCGTGTTACATCAGGGCGAATTGATCACTACCGGCACACCGGAAGAGTTGAAAAATCGCGTGACGTCGCCCGAAGACCAGACGCTCGAAGACGTGTTCATCGAGATCACCGAACCGTAG
- a CDS encoding b(o/a)3-type cytochrome-c oxidase subunit 1, with protein MRETFADEYPDQARLVRLVFTSSFVAFGVGAFFGLIQAFHRTDIYRFIESEAYYTVLTGHGVFLVVTFTIFFLVGVYQWAVTDSLGRGPVDMRLTWGWYGLMVTGTLLAAFAILAGFVEAIDVSSDTLFTFYAPLQGHPIFYVGLVVFVVGTWLAGVDWFRSWWAWKGDHPGQRIPLPTFMVLTTMIMWYVSSIGVAVSILAFILPWSLGIVESINPLLTRTLFWYFGHSVVYFWLLPAYLLWYILLPKLSGGRLFSDPLARVVFILFVLLGTPVGIHHQYLDPGIAEGFKFIAMTNTMFLLLPSFLTAFTIVASMEHGARQRGGEGYLGWLTALPWREPAFTGMALAGAVFAFGGFTGIVNAGMNINYLVHNTLWIPGHIHTQVGTAAALTFMAGSYWLVPQLTGNRLVGRGLGLVQVLLWFIGIVFMTNSMYRGGLAGMPRRTAEPQYEGFEYETVVGSMGELDAQLAIGGTLLFISAMLFLALMLLTAFNGDSEPIDDHRIPRPLSGPEDSPRVLDNLKLWAGIAIVLLVLAYGFPLASIVARGGLFGPDVGPFPVLIDPSSFVSFLRGTVESSLASVG; from the coding sequence ATGCGTGAGACGTTCGCCGACGAGTACCCGGATCAGGCGCGTCTCGTTCGGCTGGTGTTTACCTCCTCGTTCGTCGCGTTCGGCGTGGGCGCGTTCTTCGGTCTCATCCAGGCGTTTCACCGGACCGATATCTACCGGTTCATCGAGTCGGAGGCCTACTACACCGTGTTGACGGGCCACGGCGTCTTTCTCGTGGTTACGTTCACGATCTTCTTCCTCGTGGGCGTCTATCAGTGGGCGGTCACCGACAGCCTCGGGCGCGGTCCCGTCGACATGCGACTCACGTGGGGCTGGTACGGGCTGATGGTCACCGGGACGCTCCTGGCGGCGTTCGCGATCCTGGCCGGCTTCGTCGAGGCGATCGACGTGAGTTCGGACACGCTCTTTACGTTCTACGCGCCGCTGCAGGGCCACCCGATCTTTTACGTCGGCCTCGTCGTCTTCGTCGTCGGGACGTGGCTCGCGGGCGTCGACTGGTTCCGCTCGTGGTGGGCCTGGAAGGGTGATCATCCCGGCCAGCGGATCCCGCTGCCGACGTTCATGGTACTGACGACGATGATCATGTGGTACGTCTCGTCGATCGGCGTCGCCGTGTCGATTCTCGCGTTCATCCTGCCGTGGTCGCTCGGCATCGTCGAGTCGATCAACCCGCTGCTGACGCGGACGCTGTTCTGGTACTTCGGCCACTCCGTCGTCTACTTCTGGCTCCTGCCGGCGTACCTGCTGTGGTACATCCTGCTACCGAAGCTCTCCGGGGGACGGCTGTTCAGCGACCCGCTCGCTCGCGTCGTCTTCATCCTGTTCGTCCTGCTGGGGACCCCCGTGGGGATCCACCACCAGTATCTCGACCCCGGAATCGCTGAGGGGTTCAAGTTCATCGCGATGACGAACACGATGTTTCTCCTCCTGCCGAGCTTTCTGACGGCGTTTACGATCGTCGCCAGCATGGAACACGGTGCCCGCCAGCGCGGCGGCGAGGGCTACCTCGGCTGGCTGACGGCGTTACCGTGGCGGGAGCCGGCGTTCACCGGGATGGCGCTGGCCGGTGCCGTCTTCGCGTTCGGCGGGTTCACCGGCATCGTCAACGCCGGGATGAACATCAACTACCTCGTCCACAACACGCTCTGGATCCCCGGCCACATCCACACGCAGGTGGGAACCGCGGCCGCGCTGACGTTCATGGCCGGCTCCTACTGGCTCGTCCCGCAACTGACCGGGAACCGCCTCGTCGGACGGGGGCTCGGACTGGTCCAGGTCCTCCTCTGGTTCATCGGCATCGTCTTCATGACGAACTCGATGTACCGCGGCGGACTGGCCGGGATGCCCCGCCGAACGGCCGAACCGCAGTACGAGGGGTTCGAGTACGAGACCGTCGTCGGCTCGATGGGGGAACTCGACGCCCAGCTCGCGATCGGGGGCACCCTGCTGTTCATCTCGGCGATGCTGTTCCTCGCGTTGATGCTCCTGACGGCGTTCAACGGGGACAGCGAGCCGATCGACGATCACCGGATCCCGCGACCGCTGTCGGGCCCCGAGGACTCGCCGCGAGTGCTCGACAACCTGAAGCTGTGGGCCGGCATCGCGATCGTCCTGCTGGTGCTCGCGTACGGGTTCCCGCTGGCCAGCATCGTCGCGAGAGGCGGCCTGTTCGGGCCGGACGTCGGCCCGTTCCCCGTCCTGATCGACCCGTCGAGTTTCGTATCGTTCCTCCGTGGGACCGTCGAGAGTAGCCTCGCCAGCGTCGGCTAG
- a CDS encoding cytochrome c oxidase subunit II: protein MNIHTYEKAWLAAALVLIVGFIVTITYGSVGLGISMIDDSEEVMSPGDISEDDRFGEPRVEQVGENEYEAYVVARTFIFQPDPIEVPANSEVTFYVTSPDVIHGFSVVGTNTNTMVIPGEVSTMTVEFDEAREYGVICHEYCGSQHHTMEGKLNVVPEDEFDMTELSVEAPDEVEPGNETEFEVTVENGQLEDLETTVALEIGNETFEEDVTVGGDDSETVTFTVDTADLGEGDHDWTVTVDDYEETGTLTVAEAGDEGEQGDDGGDGTETDDGNETEADDGNETGTDGEGDADA, encoded by the coding sequence ATGAACATCCACACCTACGAGAAAGCCTGGCTCGCCGCGGCGCTCGTGTTGATCGTCGGATTCATCGTGACGATCACCTACGGCTCGGTCGGACTCGGCATTTCGATGATCGACGACAGCGAGGAGGTGATGTCACCGGGCGACATCAGCGAGGACGATCGGTTCGGCGAACCGCGCGTCGAGCAGGTCGGCGAGAACGAGTACGAGGCGTACGTCGTCGCCCGGACGTTCATCTTCCAGCCCGACCCGATCGAGGTGCCCGCGAACAGTGAGGTAACGTTCTACGTGACGAGTCCGGACGTGATCCACGGCTTCAGCGTCGTCGGGACGAACACCAACACGATGGTCATTCCCGGCGAGGTGTCGACGATGACCGTCGAGTTCGACGAGGCGCGGGAGTACGGGGTGATCTGTCACGAGTACTGCGGTTCCCAGCACCACACCATGGAGGGGAAACTCAACGTCGTTCCCGAGGACGAGTTCGACATGACCGAACTGTCGGTCGAGGCTCCCGACGAGGTCGAACCCGGCAACGAAACCGAGTTCGAGGTCACGGTCGAGAACGGGCAACTCGAGGACCTCGAGACGACGGTCGCGCTCGAGATCGGCAACGAGACGTTCGAGGAGGACGTGACGGTCGGCGGCGACGACAGCGAGACGGTGACGTTCACGGTCGATACTGCCGATCTCGGCGAGGGCGACCACGACTGGACGGTCACCGTCGACGACTACGAGGAGACCGGGACCCTGACGGTGGCGGAAGCCGGTGACGAGGGCGAGCAGGGCGACGACGGCGGCGATGGGACCGAGACCGACGATGGGAACGAAACCGAGGCCGACGACGGGAACGAGACCGGGACCGACGGCGAGGGTGATGCCGATGCGTGA
- a CDS encoding tRNA (N(6)-L-threonylcarbamoyladenosine(37)-C(2))-methylthiotransferase — protein MARYHMETYGCTSNRGESREIERRLRDAGHYRVDGAEEADVAILNTCTVVEKTERNMLRRAEELAEETADLFITGCMALAQGEEFAKADVDGRILHWDEVPEAVTNGECPTTTPDAEPVLDGVVGILPIARGCMSDCSYCITKHATGKIDSPSIEENVEKARALIHAGAKEIRITGQDTGVYGWDEGERKLHRLLDRICDIEGDFRVRVGMANPKGVHGIREELAAVFAENEELYDFLHAPVQSGSDDVLGDMRRQHQVQEYLEVVDAFDEALDYWTLSTDFIVGFPTETDHDHEQSMALLRETRPEKLNVTRFSKRPGTDAADMKGLGGTIKKERSKEMSAEKREIVGEAYADMVGERREDCLVVEDGTADSVKCRDSAYRQIIVRNASDHGIEPGDFVDLEITAHETMYAFGKPRS, from the coding sequence ATGGCCCGGTACCACATGGAGACGTACGGCTGTACGTCCAACCGCGGGGAGAGCCGCGAGATCGAGCGACGGCTCCGCGACGCGGGCCATTACCGCGTCGACGGTGCGGAGGAGGCCGACGTCGCCATCCTCAACACCTGTACCGTCGTCGAGAAGACCGAACGGAACATGCTCCGCCGGGCCGAGGAACTGGCCGAGGAGACCGCCGATCTGTTCATCACGGGCTGTATGGCCCTCGCGCAGGGCGAGGAGTTCGCGAAGGCCGACGTCGACGGGCGGATCCTCCACTGGGACGAGGTGCCGGAAGCGGTCACCAACGGCGAGTGTCCGACGACGACGCCCGACGCCGAACCCGTCCTCGACGGCGTCGTCGGCATCCTGCCGATCGCGCGGGGCTGCATGTCCGACTGTTCGTACTGCATCACCAAGCACGCGACGGGCAAGATCGACTCGCCGTCGATCGAGGAGAACGTCGAGAAGGCCCGGGCGCTGATCCACGCCGGCGCGAAAGAGATCCGGATCACTGGCCAGGACACCGGCGTCTACGGCTGGGACGAGGGCGAGCGCAAACTCCACCGGCTGCTCGATCGGATCTGCGACATCGAGGGCGACTTCCGGGTCCGCGTGGGGATGGCCAACCCCAAGGGCGTCCACGGCATCCGCGAGGAACTCGCCGCGGTCTTCGCCGAGAACGAGGAACTGTACGACTTCCTGCACGCGCCGGTCCAGTCGGGCAGCGACGACGTGCTCGGCGACATGCGCCGCCAGCACCAGGTCCAGGAATACCTCGAGGTCGTCGACGCCTTCGACGAGGCGCTCGACTACTGGACGCTCTCGACGGACTTCATCGTCGGCTTCCCCACCGAGACCGACCACGATCACGAACAGTCGATGGCACTCCTCCGGGAGACCCGACCGGAGAAGCTCAACGTCACCCGCTTCTCGAAGCGGCCGGGCACCGACGCCGCCGACATGAAGGGGCTGGGCGGCACGATCAAGAAGGAGCGATCGAAGGAAATGAGCGCGGAAAAGCGCGAGATCGTCGGCGAGGCCTACGCCGACATGGTCGGCGAGCGTCGCGAGGACTGTCTCGTCGTCGAGGATGGAACTGCCGATTCGGTGAAGTGTCGCGACTCGGCCTACCGGCAGATCATCGTCCGGAACGCGAGCGATCATGGCATCGAGCCCGGCGACTTCGTCGATCTCGAGATCACGGCCCACGAGACGATGTATGCGTTCGGGAAGCCGCGCTCGTAG
- a CDS encoding winged helix-turn-helix domain-containing protein, translating into MSETVDDQPRCTYAERDGPMGCNPQAIIELLATDDSREVYLQATEPVTVPEIAEELDLPQSTAYRKVEELQEAGLLRQLNERSQGGLPAHYIQSMDAVSVTYDDPLRIECSRSGTTLWCEPE; encoded by the coding sequence ATGAGCGAGACAGTCGACGACCAGCCGCGGTGTACGTACGCCGAGCGGGACGGTCCGATGGGGTGTAACCCGCAGGCGATAATCGAACTGCTCGCCACCGACGACTCGCGCGAGGTGTATCTGCAGGCTACGGAGCCGGTGACGGTTCCCGAAATCGCCGAGGAACTCGACCTGCCACAATCGACCGCCTACCGGAAAGTCGAGGAGTTACAGGAGGCCGGCTTGCTCCGCCAGCTCAACGAACGCTCCCAGGGCGGGTTGCCGGCACACTACATCCAGTCGATGGACGCCGTCTCGGTGACCTACGACGATCCCCTCCGGATCGAGTGCTCCCGCAGCGGGACGACCCTCTGGTGTGAACCCGAGTAA